One part of the Microvirga sp. TS319 genome encodes these proteins:
- the hisD gene encoding histidinol dehydrogenase: MSTLTASTRAKITFLKASKHDAATETAEIEATVRGIIADVRDRGDAALRGYSKAFDQADVTAFEVSDKERAEAIENLDPQTRRDTEFAIERVRAFAQAQLGTLLPLDIEALPGLHLGHRVIPIRTIGAYVPGGRYPLLSAPVMTLVPAKVAGCEEVIACLPPKAHPAMVAGCHLSGADRIFRVGGAQAIAAMAFGTETIPAVDKIVGPGNAYVNEAKRQVFGRVGIDQLAGPSEIFVVADDTGDPQLIAVDLLAQAEHDVRTRVGLITTSRRLAQATLAEVERQLRDLPTAPVAGPAWRDYGEVALCEDEEAMVAYSDFIAAEHLQVHTADPHATARKLRNYGSLFIGPLASVVYSDKCCGTNHTLPTMAAGRYTGGLWVGSYVKICTHQWLDERGVAAVAPPATRQSQSEGLEGHRRAAAIRMKTA; this comes from the coding sequence ATGTCGACCCTGACCGCGAGCACGCGCGCCAAAATCACTTTTCTCAAAGCCTCGAAGCACGATGCTGCAACGGAAACCGCAGAGATCGAGGCAACCGTCAGAGGCATCATCGCGGACGTCCGCGACAGGGGAGATGCCGCTCTCCGCGGCTATTCGAAGGCCTTCGATCAGGCTGACGTTACGGCCTTTGAGGTCAGCGACAAGGAGCGTGCCGAGGCCATCGAGAATCTCGACCCACAAACGCGCCGTGACACCGAATTCGCGATCGAACGCGTCCGCGCCTTTGCACAGGCTCAGCTGGGCACGCTCCTGCCGCTCGATATCGAAGCCCTGCCCGGCCTTCATCTGGGCCACCGTGTCATCCCCATCCGGACCATCGGCGCCTATGTTCCGGGCGGGCGCTACCCTCTCCTGTCCGCTCCGGTCATGACGCTCGTGCCCGCGAAAGTCGCCGGATGCGAAGAGGTCATCGCCTGCCTGCCCCCTAAGGCGCATCCGGCTATGGTCGCGGGTTGTCACCTGTCCGGCGCGGACCGCATTTTCCGGGTAGGCGGCGCCCAGGCGATTGCCGCCATGGCTTTTGGAACGGAGACGATTCCTGCGGTGGATAAGATCGTTGGGCCCGGCAATGCATACGTGAACGAGGCGAAGCGGCAGGTTTTCGGGCGTGTCGGCATCGATCAGCTCGCAGGCCCAAGCGAAATCTTCGTGGTCGCCGACGATACCGGAGATCCCCAATTGATCGCCGTGGATCTTCTCGCTCAGGCCGAACACGACGTGCGGACGCGGGTGGGGCTCATCACCACGAGCCGGAGGCTCGCGCAGGCAACGCTTGCGGAGGTGGAGCGACAGCTACGCGACCTGCCGACCGCGCCTGTCGCCGGGCCCGCATGGCGCGACTATGGCGAGGTCGCGCTATGCGAGGACGAGGAAGCAATGGTTGCCTATTCCGACTTCATTGCTGCCGAGCATCTTCAGGTCCACACAGCCGATCCTCACGCGACCGCGCGTAAACTGCGCAACTACGGCTCCCTCTTTATCGGGCCACTCGCCAGCGTCGTGTACTCGGATAAGTGCTGCGGAACCAATCATACGCTGCCGACCATGGCGGCGGGACGATATACGGGTGGGCTCTGGGTCGGATCCTACGTCAAGATCTGTACGCATCAGTGGCTGGATGAACGTGGGGTCGCCGCTGTGGCGCCGCCGGCGACCCGACAAAGTCAGAGCGAGGGCCTGGAGGGCCACCGCCGCGCAGCAGCAATCCGGATGAAGACGGCCTGA
- a CDS encoding 3'-5' exonuclease, whose translation MRGQADLFQGLDVIAPSVQKPVTSDIQLKPQGQRRAFRLDPANFEMAADSLEASGQYRILRRLLPRPVTASRIALPGGKLAVIVDTETTGLDHTRDEVIEIGMVAFSYDEDGRIGEVVGTFNALREPSVPITPEITRLTGITPDMVRGQSIDLDAVEAFIQPAHLVIAHNARFDRPFCERLIHGFSLKAWACSHAEVSWSNFGFEGSKLGYLLSQCGWFHQGHRAVEDCHALLEVLAASLPGDAGSAMSHLLISARKALLRIWAEGSPFEMKDELKKRGYRWNDGTNGRPKSWFIEIAEDAYEMELTFLRREIYRRDVEPFTQKITAFERFRSTS comes from the coding sequence ATGCGGGGACAGGCCGATCTCTTTCAAGGACTGGACGTGATCGCTCCATCCGTCCAGAAGCCCGTCACCTCTGACATCCAGCTTAAGCCTCAAGGGCAAAGGCGAGCGTTCCGATTGGACCCGGCCAATTTCGAAATGGCCGCCGATAGCCTCGAGGCGAGCGGGCAATATCGCATTCTCCGCCGCCTCCTTCCTCGGCCCGTGACCGCGTCCCGCATCGCGCTTCCAGGCGGAAAGCTCGCCGTCATCGTGGACACCGAAACCACAGGTCTCGACCATACGCGCGACGAGGTCATCGAGATTGGGATGGTGGCGTTCTCGTATGATGAGGATGGCCGCATCGGCGAGGTCGTCGGCACCTTCAATGCTCTGCGAGAACCATCCGTCCCGATTACGCCCGAGATCACGCGTCTGACCGGGATAACGCCCGACATGGTCAGAGGCCAGTCGATCGACTTGGACGCCGTTGAGGCCTTCATCCAGCCGGCCCACCTGGTGATCGCCCACAACGCTCGCTTCGATCGTCCCTTCTGTGAGCGCTTGATCCATGGATTTTCGTTGAAGGCGTGGGCCTGCTCCCATGCGGAGGTATCCTGGTCCAACTTCGGCTTCGAGGGCTCGAAGTTAGGATATCTGCTCTCCCAATGCGGCTGGTTTCATCAGGGCCATCGCGCCGTCGAGGACTGCCATGCGCTTCTCGAGGTGCTGGCCGCTTCTCTGCCCGGCGATGCGGGCAGCGCCATGTCCCATCTTCTGATTTCGGCGCGTAAAGCCCTGCTGCGGATTTGGGCGGAAGGCAGCCCCTTCGAGATGAAAGATGAGCTTAAGAAGCGGGGCTATCGCTGGAATGATGGCACAAACGGTCGCCCCAAATCCTGGTTCATTGAAATCGCCGAAGACGCGTACGAGATGGAACTGACCTTTCTGCGGCGGGAGATTTACCGCCGGGACGTGGAGCCGTTCACCCAGAAGATCACAGCCTTCGAGCGTTTCCGCTCAACTTCTTGA
- a CDS encoding CaiB/BaiF CoA transferase family protein, with product MVSSKLHQRDYRPEMHGTLDGLRILDLSRLFAGNVCTQMLADFGAEVIKVEPPEGDTLRAWKTEGVSTHWKVYARNKKSLCLNLRNPQACEIIKALVPSSDMFIESFRPGVLEKMGLDPDTLLKLNPRLVVMRISGWGQDGPYSQRPGFGTVVEGISGFAAINGFADREPVLPPMYLADGIAGIYGASAAMIALREVELKGGQGQVIDLPLLDPLFSILGPQSANYRLTGKVKPRTGSRSTNSAPRNAYRCRDGRYVSLSASIQKMAERLFRSIGRPDLIDDPRFRTNADRVRNAEELDAIIGVFIAERTQAENVAFFEAAEVTIGPIYDTSQILDDPHFIAREVVSDYPDPDMGVLPMHHVVPRLERTPGSIRTPAPRLGEHNRVVLSEIGIDDARYADLVASKVVCGNA from the coding sequence ATGGTGTCCTCGAAACTTCACCAGCGCGACTATCGCCCAGAAATGCACGGCACTCTGGACGGTCTGCGGATCCTCGATCTTTCGCGCCTCTTCGCGGGCAATGTCTGCACGCAGATGCTGGCCGATTTCGGCGCCGAGGTGATCAAGGTCGAGCCGCCCGAGGGCGACACGCTGCGAGCCTGGAAGACCGAAGGCGTCAGCACGCACTGGAAGGTCTACGCCCGCAACAAGAAGAGTCTCTGCCTCAACCTGAGAAATCCTCAAGCCTGCGAGATCATCAAGGCTCTCGTACCCTCCTCCGATATGTTCATCGAGAGCTTCCGGCCCGGCGTTCTCGAGAAGATGGGGCTCGACCCCGATACCTTGCTGAAGCTCAATCCGAGGCTCGTGGTCATGCGCATCTCGGGTTGGGGTCAGGATGGTCCCTACAGCCAGCGTCCCGGGTTCGGCACCGTGGTGGAAGGCATCTCCGGATTTGCAGCCATCAACGGTTTCGCCGACCGGGAACCCGTCCTTCCCCCGATGTATCTCGCCGATGGCATCGCCGGCATCTACGGCGCCTCCGCGGCCATGATCGCCTTGCGCGAGGTGGAGCTGAAGGGCGGACAGGGACAGGTCATCGACCTGCCATTGCTCGACCCGCTCTTCTCGATCCTCGGACCTCAATCCGCCAACTACCGGCTTACCGGCAAGGTCAAGCCGCGCACGGGAAGCCGTTCGACGAACTCGGCTCCGCGCAATGCCTATCGATGCAGGGACGGCCGGTACGTGAGCCTTTCCGCCTCGATCCAGAAGATGGCCGAACGCCTGTTCCGGTCCATCGGGCGGCCGGACCTCATCGACGATCCCCGGTTCCGGACGAATGCCGACCGGGTCAGGAACGCCGAGGAGCTGGACGCCATCATCGGCGTCTTCATCGCCGAGCGGACGCAGGCGGAGAACGTCGCCTTCTTCGAGGCGGCGGAAGTCACGATCGGCCCGATCTACGATACCTCCCAGATCCTCGATGACCCGCACTTCATCGCGCGTGAGGTGGTTTCCGACTATCCCGATCCGGACATGGGCGTCCTGCCGATGCATCATGTCGTGCCCCGGCTCGAACGTACGCCCGGCTCCATCAGGACACCCGCTCCAAGGCTTGGCGAACATAACCGGGTGGTGCTGTCCGAAATTGGGATCGATGACGCCCGATATGCCGACCTGGTCGCATCCAAGGTGGTCTGTGGTAATGCCTGA
- a CDS encoding cupin domain-containing protein, with product MPKIGARLLELRRRRGLSVRELALRSGISHSSISLIERDRMSPSVDTLSAILDALGTTLTGFFAEMNAAAPYSPFYPASEWVEIGKAQTISYRMLGVNQPNRQILMLHETYAVGADSGVPYSHSAQEAGMVVRGAVEVTVGDQSKVLGEGDGYYFDSRVPHRFRNVSGGTSTIISAVTPPTY from the coding sequence ATGCCGAAGATTGGAGCACGATTACTGGAGTTGCGCCGCCGGCGCGGATTGAGTGTTCGGGAGCTCGCGTTGCGGTCGGGCATCTCGCACTCGTCGATCTCGCTGATCGAGCGCGACCGTATGAGCCCCTCGGTCGACACCCTGAGCGCCATTCTAGATGCGCTGGGAACGACGCTGACCGGGTTTTTCGCCGAGATGAACGCGGCCGCGCCCTATTCGCCGTTCTATCCGGCCAGCGAGTGGGTGGAGATCGGAAAGGCACAGACGATCTCCTATCGGATGCTGGGGGTGAATCAGCCCAACCGCCAGATTCTGATGCTGCACGAGACCTACGCGGTTGGGGCCGATTCCGGCGTGCCGTATTCCCACTCGGCCCAAGAGGCCGGGATGGTCGTCCGCGGTGCCGTCGAAGTGACGGTCGGGGATCAGAGCAAGGTCCTGGGAGAAGGCGACGGCTACTATTTCGACAGCAGGGTACCCCACCGGTTTCGTAACGTATCGGGCGGGACAAGCACCATCATCAGTGCGGTCACGCCGCCCACGTACT
- a CDS encoding S1C family serine protease, with the protein MRLVSVVSAIAVCAFSSPVRASSYTLSGDARWVAFASRQSVDEAVGVARVFRWRFPNIRVMQATNGWYAIVAGPERIPNPRAYKDALVRAGEIPDDTIITKGQGYISEVWRPSTFTPLAQAKYDGSKQAVLRTGELVLDISSLPSDSGGGRFPVLSGHANGRLAFSARLEESSNEVPNAEVSVARLDPTNPEPQVIFSSFWGGAHCCTVTKIATKIGPEWRVVQGKTIDGDGGYTFDDIDGDGAAELLSVDQSFLYAFAPYAGSWAPETISKLSGERLIDVTMHPDFRAYMRQELFRIEYLATREPRLWHSNGFLAAWVATKSVVGEFEDAWSRMLPLYDRSSDWPLTECTVAKVNGSCPDGKERTISFPVALRKHLEQEGYLPKSTSAPRPENVAVARPAPIAPGPAPQEGKSSSSGTGFFVTQEGHVVTNNHVIEGCTAIQIKPANGSPLPARVISRDTTNDLALLKLDYAPDTTASIRIGVRLGESVAAFGFPLNSVLASSGNFTLGNVTALAGIADDSRFLQISSPVQPGNSGGPLMDENGNVVGVVTSKLNALTTVVAIGDVPQNVNFAIKAGTLATFLESARIAPRTSASPMRLSPPDLADAASRISVFVRCE; encoded by the coding sequence ATGCGTCTCGTCTCTGTTGTTTCCGCGATCGCCGTTTGTGCGTTCAGCTCGCCGGTTCGGGCGAGCTCGTATACGCTTTCAGGCGATGCGCGATGGGTCGCCTTCGCGAGCCGGCAGAGTGTTGACGAGGCTGTCGGTGTCGCACGCGTGTTCCGGTGGCGATTCCCCAATATCAGGGTCATGCAGGCGACCAATGGCTGGTACGCCATCGTCGCCGGTCCCGAGCGAATTCCAAATCCTCGTGCTTACAAGGACGCCTTGGTCCGGGCGGGCGAGATCCCGGATGACACGATCATTACCAAGGGCCAGGGATACATCTCCGAGGTCTGGCGGCCTTCGACCTTCACGCCGCTCGCTCAGGCGAAGTATGACGGCTCGAAGCAAGCTGTCTTGCGCACCGGCGAGCTGGTTCTCGATATCTCGAGCCTTCCGAGCGACAGCGGCGGTGGACGGTTCCCCGTCCTGTCCGGACACGCGAATGGTCGCCTCGCTTTCTCGGCTCGCCTCGAGGAGAGCTCGAACGAGGTTCCGAACGCCGAGGTCTCCGTCGCGCGCCTCGATCCAACCAATCCCGAGCCGCAGGTCATCTTTTCGTCATTCTGGGGCGGCGCACATTGTTGCACGGTCACGAAGATCGCAACGAAGATCGGGCCGGAGTGGCGCGTCGTTCAAGGCAAGACGATCGACGGAGACGGCGGCTACACTTTCGATGACATCGACGGCGATGGCGCCGCCGAGCTGTTGAGCGTCGATCAGAGCTTCCTCTACGCCTTTGCCCCCTATGCTGGCTCCTGGGCCCCGGAGACGATTTCAAAGCTCTCCGGCGAGCGTCTTATCGATGTAACGATGCATCCGGACTTTCGAGCCTATATGCGCCAGGAGCTCTTCCGGATCGAGTACCTCGCGACCCGGGAGCCGCGTCTCTGGCACTCCAACGGATTTCTGGCAGCATGGGTCGCAACGAAGTCTGTTGTCGGCGAGTTTGAGGATGCCTGGAGCCGAATGCTTCCTCTGTACGACCGATCCAGCGATTGGCCCCTGACCGAATGCACGGTTGCAAAGGTGAACGGCTCCTGCCCTGACGGGAAGGAGCGCACCATTTCGTTCCCGGTAGCCTTGCGCAAGCACCTTGAGCAGGAGGGGTATCTCCCGAAAAGCACTTCGGCGCCGCGCCCGGAGAATGTCGCAGTTGCAAGGCCCGCACCGATCGCGCCCGGTCCGGCTCCTCAGGAAGGCAAGAGCTCATCCTCGGGAACCGGTTTCTTCGTAACGCAAGAGGGACACGTCGTCACGAACAACCACGTGATCGAAGGGTGCACGGCCATCCAAATCAAGCCTGCCAACGGCTCGCCGCTTCCTGCGAGGGTCATCTCCCGGGACACGACCAATGATCTTGCTCTGCTGAAGCTCGACTACGCACCCGATACGACCGCTTCTATTCGCATAGGAGTTCGTCTGGGCGAGAGCGTTGCGGCCTTCGGGTTCCCATTGAACAGTGTCCTTGCAAGCTCCGGTAATTTCACCCTTGGCAATGTGACCGCGCTCGCGGGCATCGCGGACGATTCCCGCTTCCTCCAGATCTCGAGCCCTGTTCAACCAGGGAACAGCGGCGGTCCGCTCATGGACGAGAACGGGAACGTGGTGGGCGTGGTCACGTCGAAACTCAATGCGCTCACAACGGTCGTCGCGATCGGTGATGTTCCTCAGAACGTGAACTTCGCCATCAAGGCAGGAACGCTTGCGACCTTTCTGGAAAGCGCCCGAATCGCCCCTCGGACCTCCGCCAGCCCGATGCGCTTGTCGCCGCCGGACTTGGCCGATGCAGCCAGCCGGATCAGCGTTTTCGTCCGGTGTGAGTGA